A section of the Pochonia chlamydosporia 170 chromosome 2, whole genome shotgun sequence genome encodes:
- a CDS encoding glucoamylase precursor (similar to Aspergillus terreus NIH2624 XP_001213553.1) gives MYKNLLGALAVAGLWLDGVAARRRLSCRDDLNTFITKQNDISLKGVLANIGPDGSKAQGAAAGAVVASPSKSDPDYWYTWSRDSALTFKVLVELFIGGNKSLQPKIEQYITAQAHLQGVINPSGGPDSGGLGEPKFHVDLTAFTGSWGRPQRDGPPLRATALTIYANWLIANGGTSEATNTVWPIIAKDLAYTVQYWNRTGFDLWEEVNGSSFFTLSASYRALVEGAALAKALNKQCPDCETNAPRVLCFLQSFWANGYVDSNINVNDGRVGKDVNSIISSIHTFDPAAACTDATFQPCSSRALANHKAVVDSFRTIYTVNKGRTAGKAAAVGRYSEDVYYNGNPWYLATMAAAEQMYAAVYQWQKIGSIKVDAMSLPFFRDLVPSIATGTYAKNSDTFTSVIKAVTAYGDDFINVVKQYTPADGSMAEQFDRETGAPKSAVHLTWSYASFVGAIERRSGVVPPSWGEPTSNTVPAVCEAPPSCDSTMTFNVKVTTVPGESIFVVGSITELKNWSPADAIPLDASQYTSSNPLWTAKIKLPAATNFDYKYIKKTNDGTVIWESDPNRSATSSTGCNSSGTLNDQWR, from the exons ATGTACAAGAATCTCCTTGGTGCCCTGGCTGTGGCGGGTTTGTGGCTGGATGGGGTTGCAGCACGCCGCCGTCTTTCTTGCAGGGACGACTTGAAcaccttcatcaccaagcaGAACGACATTTCTCTAAAGGGTGTTTTGGCCAATATCGGCCCAGATGGATCCAAAGCTCAGGGCGCGGCAGCTGGTGCTGTAGTAGCCAGCCCTAGCAAGTCGGATCCAGACT ACTGGTACACTTGGAGTCGAGACTCTGCCTTGACTTTCAAAGTCTTGGTTGAGCTCTTTATCGGCGGAAACAAGTCTTTGCAGCCCAAGATTGAGCAGTACATTACGGCTCAGGCCCATCTTCAGGGAGTCATCAACCCTTCTGGCGGGCCAGACTCTGGCGGTTTGGGAGAGCCCAAGTTTCATGTTGATCTCACCGCATTCACAGGATCTTGGGGTAGACCACAGCGCGACGGACCTCCTTTGCGAGCCACTGCTCTCACCATCTATGCCAACTGGCTTATTGCTAACGGCGGAACCTCTGAAGCTACAAACACGGTGTGGCCAATCATTGCCAAGGATCTTGCTTACACCGTCCAGTACTGGAACCGAACTGGCTTCGATCTGTGGGAAGAAGTGAACGGATCATCTTTCTTTACCCTGTCCGCCTCGTACCGTGCTCTGGTCGAAGGCGCTGCTCTGGCCAAGGCTCTCAACAAGCAGTGCCCAGATTGCGAAACCAACGCGCCCAGAGTTCTCTGCTTCCTTCAGAGCTTCTGGGCCAATGGCTACGTCGACTCCAACATTAACGTCAACGATGGCCGGGTCGGCAAGGATGtcaactccatcatctcGTCCATTCACACGTTTGACCCTGCGGCCGCATGCACCGATGCCACTTTCCAGCCCTGCTCTTCTCGAGCGTTGGCAAACCACAAGGCTGTCGTGGACTCCTTCCGTACTATTTACACCGTCAACAAGGGCCGAACAGCTGGtaaggctgctgctgtagGACGCTACTCGGAAGATGTTTACTACAATGGCAACCCTTGGTACCTCGCTACAATGGCAGCCGCTGAGCAGATGTACGCTGCCGTCTATCAGTGGCAAAAGATTGGCTCCATCAAAGTCGACGCCATGTCTCTGCCCTTCTTCCGCGATCTCGTACCAAGCATTGCCACGGGCACTTATGCCAAGAACTCTGACACCTTTACCTCAGTCATCAAGGCGGTCACGGCATACGGAGACGACTTTATCAACGTGGTGAAGCAGTATACCCCAGCAGACGGCTCTATGGCTGAGCAGTTTGACCGAGAAACCGGAGCGCCCAAGTCTGCAGTACATCTGACCTGGTCTTACGCATCATTCGTCGGGGCTATTGAACGCCGCTCCGGTGTTGTTCCGCCGTCTTGGGGAGAGCCTACTTCCAATACTGTTCCCGCGGTCTGCGAGGCGCCTCCCAGCTGCGACTCCACCATGACTTTCAACGTCAAAGTTACTACAGTCCCCGGAGAGAGCATCTTCGTCGTGGGCTCCATCACCGAACTGAAGAACTGGTCGCCCGCTGATGCTATTCCCCTGGATGCTTCGCAATATACGTCCAGCAACCCTCTGTGGACTGCCAAGATCAAGCTTCCCGCAGCCACCAACTTTGACTACAAGTACATCAAGAAGACGAACGACGGAACCGTCATTTGGGAGAGCGACCCTA